The genomic stretch TTCAGACAATCAACCGATCAAATAGATTACGATCCCGGTCGCCTCATGCTGGCAGTGCGcaccaacaacacaagcatGGCACGTCAGTTGCTAGAGAAGCTGCCAGATCCCGCACTACTCAACGTGACCGACGATTGGGGATACACCCCTCTCCATAGCGCAGCAGAGGAGAACAAGACGGACATCTGTCGTCTTCTACTGGCCGCCAACGCTAATATTCGTATCAAAGACACGTTTGGTAACACAGCACTGCATCTTGCTGCCAGTGGAGGCTCCACAGACGTCTGCGAGCTGCTCGTGTCTCGTAGAGCGCCGCTGGATGTTCGAAACGACGCTGGAAATACAGCATTGCATCTTGCGGCGAGCAGAGTGAGTCTTGCATTCTAGGATATTTGCAGTCTGATCATGAGGCACTAACAATTTgaaggtttaattaattagttaagttaatATTTCACTTTTGATTTGTTGGAATATTGAATATTTTATTAATGCAAAAATAAGTTATTGAGTTGCCCTTTGCAAGAATTTGAATTCCTAGTTGACATTTTCTTGATAAATTTAATCTGTTGAACTTTGGCAATCGTTTAATTTTGAACGTGATGTTTGCTTCAAGCATAAACCTTAATTCTAGTGTAGCACTATTATAATCTACTGAATACTAGTAGTTTATTGGTGATGATCATTTTCTCTTGTAGTCTAGACACAATTTAGTTATACTgattagcttaattaattgtggcGTGGGAGCTGATAACAGTACATTTTCAATTTGCTAATCAAACCATCAATAGTAAAAAAGGTCATCTTCAATATCAACTTACTGCTTTCAAGAGTGCATGTAACTTTCCATTCAAGACATTGGTtctgatatttaattaattaaatcagttgAAAGAGCAACAAATCCTGTGATGTTACTTGTcatgtttctctgtttgaaGTGTTAAATTAAACACATGTTACTGACTGCACATTAGCTGCTGCTTTAGTGCTTACGAAACATAAAAGTCAGAATGGGGGTTTATGTATTGTTCATGTTTTGCTCTTATAGGGTCATATTGACATTGTGGAAATGCTTGTTGTGGCAGGAGGTGATGCATCTCTTACCAACAGTGAGCAAAAAACTGCTCTGAAACTTGCAGAAAATAAGAAGCAAACTGCAGTAGTCTATTACTTGAGAGGAGTTGAGAAAGAGCAAAGTAAGACTGAAATCAGTGAAGTTGAATATGCTAAGGAGGGTTGGTGTTTTACTTTAGTTAGTTCTGTGTATGATGAAATCAAAGCAAGAGAAAGTGAGATGGTGGAAGCTTATCAGAACGCAGTTGTGGAAGCAAGACATCGACTCTTCAGAGCAAGAGTATTTACCATCTGCCCACCCCAGTCAACAGGTAGGAATAGAGCAAATAAGACAACAAGCAAACTTTGCACTGTGCTTACGAATAGAGATAGTCGTGACATacgtagatggacagacatccATTTGTTCTCATCTGCTCATCGTCCTGTGTATTTACTTTAGATGATCTATCTATTCATGACTGTCTTGTCTTACATCATGAAGCAAGTAaccaaccaccaccaccaccaccaccaccacatcatcatcatcatcatcatcatcatcatcatcatcatcatcatcatcgtacTATTCACATTGATCCTGTTACATATAATGTCACAGCTAACCAATCAACACCCTGGGAAGCCCCAGCTCATAGCATTAACTCTCAAATAGAAGTCTACAACAAAGCAGTAGCTCAATCTGTCATGCAGGAAATGCTCAAGCAATCTCCTATATTGAAAGCCAACGTCAGCCAACAAGACCTCAGACGCAAGGCTGCAGCTGAGAGGCGAGAACGGTATGCTAAAGAGTCAAAGAAGGCACAAGAAATAGCATCAGTAATAGAAGAAGAAACTAAAGATTTCCCTGTAGGTGAATCACAGAGTGTTGAGGAGTCAAGTCTTCCTGATTTTGATGTCATCAGGTCAAAAACACAAGAGAGCATCAGCCAAGCCACTCCTCTTGTGGCAAAAGGTATTCCTGAAAACGTGCAGAAGCACATCATTGAAATGTGGAGAGAAGTGAAAAAGACAGGGAATACAGATATTGTAAACGAAGTGAGAGATGGAAATCAACCACCACCGCTCTCACTGTCCGTCTGGGAAGTGAGAATGAATGCCAACAGCGCTCTGAGGAAAGTTGTCTGGCCAATATTCTTCACTCATAAGGCACTTTACGCAGCAGGTTATGATCTTACTCAAGCATGGAATAGTGAGAGTAAGCATCCAAGCAGCATAACTCATCAAAGAAATGCTGGTCGTAATGTGGATGCTTACCTTCGTAATCTCTGCTCCATTGTAGCTCAAGTCCCTCCTCATCATTTTTCATGGTTTGGAATCAATCACAAGACACAGCACTTTGCACCTCCATTTGCAATTGTAGGCATGCACAAGGAGATTAGCTCCAGCACTGACATGGTCGCTCGTGCAAACCTTGAGCAAGTCCAGAAAAAGGTAATGGATTCCCCTGTCTCCCTACACATCCCAGATTGTGGAGAGTTTGTCTTCTCTATACCTGGTGATCAAGCTTCAAGGATACTACGATGCTACATCGATCAAACACTAAGAAAGGAGTCGTTCTGTGGAGAAGCTGTTTCAATTTGTAATCTGTTGTTTGAGCAATGCATTGATGCTCTCAAAGCAGTCAAGACGAAAGCACTGCCATATGACAGACTTGTAAAGCAAATAGGAATGAAAGCTGTCAAAGCATCCCATGTCACAATTGACCGAATCTTGGTGCATTGTCATGACTCTGGCTACCTTTTTCATTTCTCAAATTCCCCAATCTTACAATCAGTTGTGTTCTTGTGCCCTCAGTGGCTCATTGATCTTCTTGATGCAGTCCTCAGCCATACAGCAGTACAGTCAATCATCGACAAGTGCCAGCAAAGAGGAGAATCAGTTCAGAATCGTGAAGTAATTGAACTCCAAGAGACTGGACGAATTGATGAGTCATTGCTGAAGGCAATTAGTGATCAGTTTGGAGTAGAGGATGCACTGGAGAATATGTCTCTATGTGATGTGCTGGAGGGATTTGATCTTCTTGTTAAAGCCCCAAATGGTGACTGTTATATACCACTTCTTGCTGGCTGCCAAACACCAACTTTCTCTAATGATCACATCATTCATGGCTGTGTGAAGTGCTATGATACTTACTGTccattttctcttttctattACCTTGCTGGTGCTTATCTTTTACGACACTtttgtaaacacaacaaattccGTCTTTTTAATAAATGTGTGATCATGAAAGTGAGAGACAATATGGAACTTACACTGATCGAGCATCTTGATCATATTGCTATACTACTGTTTCGAATGGAAGACCAACACATAGCAGACAATGAAGTTGAACACAACAGAAATACGGCAAAAACAGAAGAAGATCTGAAACAGGTGTGTGAGGAAGTGAATCAAGCTATTGAAGAAGGAATA from Corticium candelabrum chromosome 21, ooCorCand1.1, whole genome shotgun sequence encodes the following:
- the LOC134196248 gene encoding uncharacterized protein LOC134196248 isoform X2; translation: MVEAYQNAVVEARHRLFRARVFTICPPQSTDDLSIHDCLVLHHEASNQPPPPPPPPHHHHHHHHHHHHHHHHRTIHIDPVTYNVTANQSTPWEAPAHSINSQIEVYNKAVAQSVMQEMLKQSPILKANVSQQDLRRKAAAERRERYAKESKKAQEIASVIEEETKDFPVGESQSVEESSLPDFDVIRSKTQESISQATPLVAKGIPENVQKHIIEMWREVKKTGNTDIVNEVRDGNQPPPLSLSVWEVRMNANSALRKVVWPIFFTHKALYAAGYDLTQAWNSESKHPSSITHQRNAGRNVDAYLRNLCSIVAQVPPHHFSWFGINHKTQHFAPPFAIVGMHKEISSSTDMVARANLEQVQKKVMDSPVSLHIPDCGEFVFSIPGDQASRILRCYIDQTLRKESFCGEAVSICNLLFEQCIDALKAVKTKALPYDRLVKQIGMKAVKASHVTIDRILVHCHDSGYLFHFSNSPILQSVVFLCPQWLIDLLDAVLSHTAVQSIIDKCQQRGESVQNREVIELQETGRIDESLLKAISDQFGVEDALENMSLCDVLEGFDLLVKAPNGDCYIPLLAGCQTPTFSNDHIIHGCVKCYDTYCPFSLFYYLAGAYLLRHFCKHNKFRLFNKCVIMKVRDNMELTLIEHLDHIAILLFRMEDQHIADNEVEHNRNTAKTEEDLKQVCEEVNQAIEEGIALVKSRWIPGLLAQLEEPLQFKT
- the LOC134196248 gene encoding uncharacterized protein LOC134196248 isoform X1, producing MARQLLEKLPDPALLNVTDDWGYTPLHSAAEENKTDICRLLLAANANIRIKDTFGNTALHLAASGGSTDVCELLVSRRAPLDVRNDAGNTALHLAASRGHIDIVEMLVVAGGDASLTNSEQKTALKLAENKKQTAVVYYLRGVEKEQISSVYDEIKARESEMVEAYQNAVVEARHRLFRARVFTICPPQSTDDLSIHDCLVLHHEASNQPPPPPPPPHHHHHHHHHHHHHHHHRTIHIDPVTYNVTANQSTPWEAPAHSINSQIEVYNKAVAQSVMQEMLKQSPILKANVSQQDLRRKAAAERRERYAKESKKAQEIASVIEEETKDFPVGESQSVEESSLPDFDVIRSKTQESISQATPLVAKGIPENVQKHIIEMWREVKKTGNTDIVNEVRDGNQPPPLSLSVWEVRMNANSALRKVVWPIFFTHKALYAAGYDLTQAWNSESKHPSSITHQRNAGRNVDAYLRNLCSIVAQVPPHHFSWFGINHKTQHFAPPFAIVGMHKEISSSTDMVARANLEQVQKKVMDSPVSLHIPDCGEFVFSIPGDQASRILRCYIDQTLRKESFCGEAVSICNLLFEQCIDALKAVKTKALPYDRLVKQIGMKAVKASHVTIDRILVHCHDSGYLFHFSNSPILQSVVFLCPQWLIDLLDAVLSHTAVQSIIDKCQQRGESVQNREVIELQETGRIDESLLKAISDQFGVEDALENMSLCDVLEGFDLLVKAPNGDCYIPLLAGCQTPTFSNDHIIHGCVKCYDTYCPFSLFYYLAGAYLLRHFCKHNKFRLFNKCVIMKVRDNMELTLIEHLDHIAILLFRMEDQHIADNEVEHNRNTAKTEEDLKQVCEEVNQAIEEGIALVKSRWIPGLLAQLEEPLQFKT